A single Acidaminococcus sp. DNA region contains:
- a CDS encoding transposase → MVKSNNKFISPEIKLNAVKDILEHRSNTYQVAKNLGIRRQNVSVWVMNYKNEGAEAFSPKKGKKTYPLSLMENAVEDYLNGKGSYIQICKKYKIRSPRVLADWVKHYNIHGELDSYAYQERCDKSMKGKASTLEERCKIVKECLESNRDYRSVAEKYGYSYRQVYNWVKRYEKDGNSGLANHQGRPKKKPMDPSHKETKDEELVRLRQKVKDLELEILLLKKLDELTKRNRFR, encoded by the coding sequence ATGGTAAAGAGCAATAATAAATTCATCTCTCCTGAGATTAAACTCAATGCTGTCAAAGATATCCTTGAACACAGATCCAACACCTACCAAGTGGCTAAAAACCTTGGTATCCGGCGGCAGAACGTTTCTGTTTGGGTAATGAATTACAAGAACGAGGGCGCAGAAGCCTTTTCCCCGAAAAAGGGAAAGAAAACCTATCCCCTTTCCCTTATGGAAAATGCCGTTGAGGATTATCTGAATGGTAAAGGCAGCTACATTCAAATCTGTAAGAAATACAAGATCCGTTCCCCCAGGGTTCTTGCAGACTGGGTTAAGCATTATAATATTCATGGAGAATTAGATTCTTACGCTTATCAAGAGAGATGTGATAAATCCATGAAAGGTAAGGCAAGTACCCTTGAAGAACGCTGCAAAATCGTCAAGGAATGTCTGGAATCCAACCGTGATTACCGTTCTGTAGCCGAAAAATACGGTTATTCCTATCGTCAGGTCTACAACTGGGTTAAACGCTACGAAAAGGACGGGAATTCAGGACTGGCCAACCATCAGGGCAGACCCAAGAAGAAACCGATGGATCCTTCCCACAAGGAAACAAAAGATGAGGAACTGGTGCGCCTGAGACAAAAAGTCAAGGATCTCGAATTGGAGATTTTGCTTCTAAAAAAACTGGACGAGTTGACGAAAAGGAATCGCTTTCGTTGA
- a CDS encoding IS3 family transposase: protein MTRNRKQYEAIQEVCEENGASVQKCCAILHVSPSAYYSWRKTPLSLNELINKGICCHILRLHIKYPEAGYRMMADKLREECNIDISDKRCYRLFRKLHIHSQIKWRPKGCTHSCVGKDSPRKAENVLNRKFHADMPDQKWVTDVSEFRLNIPGPVSGTYIVKHLYLSAILDLYDHRIVSYAMSDRNDTPLVMETFRKAFKQNPNAHPLVHTDQGFQYTSNEYLEMAEQYNLTRSMSRTGRCLDNAPIEGFWGMLKRERIYMHTYYSIEELEWDIRDYILYYNTKRTQRKLMRMSPIAFHNFYASAV from the coding sequence TTGACTCGTAATCGTAAGCAGTATGAAGCGATTCAAGAGGTTTGCGAGGAAAATGGGGCTTCCGTGCAAAAGTGTTGTGCTATCCTGCACGTTTCCCCCTCTGCCTACTATAGCTGGCGCAAGACGCCCCTTAGCCTGAATGAGCTCATAAACAAGGGGATCTGCTGCCATATTCTCAGGCTTCATATTAAATATCCTGAAGCGGGATACCGCATGATGGCTGATAAATTAAGGGAAGAATGCAACATCGATATCTCTGATAAACGGTGTTACCGTCTTTTCCGTAAGCTGCATATTCATTCCCAGATTAAGTGGAGACCAAAGGGCTGCACCCACAGCTGTGTGGGTAAGGACAGTCCACGCAAAGCAGAGAACGTACTGAACAGGAAATTCCATGCAGACATGCCTGACCAGAAGTGGGTGACAGATGTATCCGAATTCCGGCTTAACATTCCAGGCCCTGTCAGTGGAACTTATATTGTTAAACATCTCTATTTAAGCGCGATTTTAGATCTATATGACCATAGAATTGTATCCTATGCGATGAGTGACCGTAATGATACACCTCTTGTTATGGAGACTTTCAGGAAAGCCTTCAAACAGAATCCCAATGCACATCCATTGGTCCATACAGACCAGGGTTTTCAATATACAAGCAATGAATATCTGGAAATGGCGGAACAGTACAACTTAACAAGAAGTATGTCCAGAACCGGCAGATGCCTTGATAATGCCCCAATAGAAGGGTTCTGGGGAATGTTAAAGCGGGAAAGAATCTATATGCATACATACTACAGTATCGAAGAACTGGAGTGGGATATCCGGGATTACATTCTATATTACAATACAAAGAGAACTCAACGTAAACTGATGAGAATGTCCCCGATAGCGTTCCACAATTTCTATGCCAGTGCTGTTTAA